From the genome of Caloenas nicobarica isolate bCalNic1 chromosome 14, bCalNic1.hap1, whole genome shotgun sequence, one region includes:
- the LOC135994545 gene encoding mesothelin-like protein, which produces MVWAAIALGLCLSANLGKAAAAALIVGAVQFTTEQHPDLSASLLQGFPCVPASDLPAAAVLAFAQGLQSDPAELSAAQLSCLARLLAAKNLTAHFSRYPPDLLLFFDLAELDAGTCEAFYARASRGNLELLPRGSAQRTGLLRGALTCLGVRSSRLHPEQLSSIGGLVCDMEPETITASDPGILENLKLCPALTGAQRDALNTVLLGGGTAYGDPSSWDLRTLQNLGPLVLALNQTTLSLVPKAAREAFGRSIAAAYGSQGRSQREESLALLRALTASSRPRLKRNANRCLYAPITASTVSDPLLLIDYDTVEQFDLCMSSDVVKTNLKALLQQPLTIAYMWVVKKKLDQAYPSGLPDEQLKLLGPLSRLYTPKEISRWLVTSSGTLLALLNPADGKWGEAQVQQLIRRYLDLGGTLTGPLLQKISGKNLCNLQEKDINQISPEAIRTAGQLNISSCSQTKKDQLYQKAREAFAGQPGSPGVYLCRIGPYLGGAPVQDLKDLAEAGVAIDINTFLALNPDELQKLSVTDVKNLLGKNLPYLKDAENEPSVMRWLQRQSQRELDCVLGIGLQGGMVPSPHLPTSASVTPTATVPMPTTLPTPIAISSHPTTHSSTGPHKVPTPSLTPPRTDTPVPSTAASPPVTSTARPAPTTGPMVPCSIHPAVTSGTATPPAATPLSTILAAVSPNATSPSSIPPLAVTHGATTTTSVVPNPVVTTYNTSTPLVSTNPPAPGGTVHPTPATPNTVTPSTHNAHSTLVTPSPSAPTEMNPPPQPTLSPHSTQKSVVSSMAKTTTLDCVTGAPPASPSPSSTNTASETSKKPAAGAPESPGPTSSGNINLQPEPGSGSRLSPCLVSVLTVAVGMSLLRGLL; this is translated from the exons ATGGTGTGGGCAGCCATCGCCCTCGGCCTCT GTCTCTCCGCAAAcctggggaaggcagcagcG GCCGCCCTGATTGTGGGAGCCGTCCAGTTCACCACTGAGCAACACCCCGA CCTCTCAGCCTCGCTCCTGCAAGGGTTCCCGTGTGTCCCGGCCAGCGacctgcccgccgccgccgtcCTCGCCTTcgcccaggggctgcagagcgACCCGGCCGAGCTGAGCGCTGCCCAg ctctcctgcctggccaggctgctcGCTGCCAAGAACCTGACGGCCCATTTTAGCCGGTACCCACCGGACCTGCTGCTCTTCTTCGA TTTGGCTGAGCTGGACGCTGGGACCTGCGAAGCGTTTTATGCCCGAGCGTCCCGCGGGaacctggagctgctgcccaggggctcAGCCCAGCGGACGGGGCTGCTCCGTGgggctctgacctgcctg GGAGTGAGGAGCAGCCGCCTGCACCCTGAGCAGCTGAGCAGCATTGGAGGGCTGGTGTGCGACATGGAGCCTGAGACCATCACGGCCTCGGACCCCGGCATCCTGGAGAACCTGAAGCTCTGCCCAGCGCTGACGGGGGCCCAACGGGATGCCCTGAACACCGTGCTGCTCGGGGGGGGCACAGCGTACGG GGATCCTTCCAGCTGGGATTTACGGACTCTGCAAAATCTGGGGCCGCTCGTGCTGGCTTTGAACCAGACCACGCTGAGCCTGGTGCCCAAG GCAGCGCGAGAGGCTTTCGGCAGGAGCATCGCGGCCGCCTACGGCAGCCAGGGACGTTCCCAGCGGGAGGAATCCCTGGCCCTCCTCAGGGCTCTCACAGCTTCGTCTCGTCCCAGGCTGAAGCGGAACGCAAACC GCTGCCTGTACGCTCCCATCACGGCCAGCACCGTCTCCGACCCCCTCTTACTCATCGACTACGACACCGTTGAGCAGTTTGACCTGTGTATGAGCAGTGACGTTGTGAAAACAAACCTGAAGGCTCTGCTGCAACAGCCGCTCACCATCGCGTACATGTGGGTTGTGAAAAAAAAGCTGGACCAG GCTTACCCGTCAGGGCTGCCCGATGAGCAGCTGAAGCTGTTGGGGCCGCTGTCCCGCCTGTACACACCAAAGGAGATCAGCCGGTGGCTGGTGACATCCAGTGGCACACTGTTAGCCCTGCTCAACCCCGCGGATGGCAAGTGGGGGGAAGCCCAG GTCCAGCAGCTGATCAGGAGGTACCTGGACCTGGGGGGCACCTTGACCGGGCCCTTGCTTCAGAAAATCAGTGGGAAAAACCTCTGTAATCTGCAGGAGAAGGACATCAATCAAATCTCTCCAGAAGCAATCAG gaCTGCTGGGCaattaaacatttcttcttgCTCTCAAACCAAGAAGGACCAACTCTACCAAAAAGCCCGGGAGGCCTTTGCTGGCCagccgggcagccccggggtgTATTTGTGCCGGATTGGTCCCTACCTGG GTGGAGCTCCAGTGCAGGACCTGAAAGACCTGGCCGAAGCTGGCGTTGCCATCGACATCAACACTTTCCTTGCCCTAAATCCCGATGAGCTGCAG AAACTCAGTGTCACGGATGTGAAAAATTTGCTTGGCAAAAACCTTCCTTACCTGAAGGATGCTGAGAACGAGCCCTCGGTGATGCGCTGGCTGCAGAGACAGTCCCAGCGGGAGCTGGACTGTGTCCTGGGAATCGGCCTGCAAGGGGGGATGGTCccctctcctcacctccccaCCTCGGCCAGTGTCACCCCCACGGCCACCGTCCCCATGCCCACCACCCTCCCCACCCCTATTGCCATTAGCAGCCACCCTACCACTCATTCAAGCACTGGCCCCCACAAGGTCCCCACCCCGAGCCTGACCCCCCCACGCACTgacacccctgtccccagcactgccGCGAGTCcccctgtcacctccactgCCCGACCTGCTCCCACCACCGGCCCCATGGTCCCGTGCTCCATCCATCCGGCTGTCACCTCCGGTACGGCCACCCCCCCGGCTGCCACCCCCCTCAGCACCATCCTGGCCGCTGTCAGCCCCAATGCCACCtctcccagctccatcccaccCCTGGCTGTCACACACggtgccaccaccaccaccagtgTTGTTCCTAACCCGGTGGTTACCACCTACAATACCAGCACCCCGCTGGTGTCCACCAACCCCCCAGCACCCGGGGGTACCGTCCACCCCACTCCTGCCACCCCGAACACcgtcacccccagcacccacaacGCTCACAGCACCCTTGTCACTCCCTCTCCCTCTGCACCCACAGAAATGaatccccctccccagcccactCTCAGTCCCCACTCCACCCAAAAGAGCGTCGTCTCCTCCATGGCCAAGACCACAACGTTGGATTGCGTGACAGGTGCccctccagcatctcccagccccTCTTCCACCAACACTGCCAGTGAGACCAGTAAAAAACCAGCCGCGGGTGCACCAGAGTCACCTGGACCCACATCCAGTGGAAACATCAACCTGCAGCCTGAACCTG GATCGGGATCCCGCCTGTCCCCTTGCCTGGTGTCCGTCCTGACGGTGGCCGTGGGGATGTCCCTGCTGCGGGGGCTGCTCTGA